The proteins below are encoded in one region of Cololabis saira isolate AMF1-May2022 chromosome 21, fColSai1.1, whole genome shotgun sequence:
- the ddx39ab gene encoding DEAD (Asp-Glu-Ala-Asp) box polypeptide 39Ab — MAENDVDNELLDYEEDEEPQGAPESAAPTGKKEVKGSYVSIHSSGFRDFLLKPELLRAIIDCGFEHPSEVQHECIPQAILGMDILCQAKSGMGKTAVFVLATLQQIEPVDGQVSVLVMCHTRELAFQISKEYERFSKYMPTVKAAVFFGGLAIKKDEDVLKKNCPHIVVGTPGRILALIRNKTLALKNVKHFVLDECDKMLEQLDMRRDVQDIFRITPHEKQVMMFSATLSKEIRPVCRKFMQDPMEVFVDDETKLTLHGLQQYYSKLKDSEKNRKLFDLLDVLEFNQVVIFVKSVQRCIALSQLLVEQNFPAIAIHRGMAQEERLSRYQQFKDFQRRILVATNLFGRGMDIERVNIVFNYDMPEDSDTYLHRVARAGRFGTKGLAITFVSDETDAKTLNDVQDRFEVNVAELPDEIDISSYIEQSR; from the exons ATGGCTGAGAATGATGTTGATAACGAGCTGCTCGACtacgaggaggacgaggagcccCAGGGAGCCCCCGAGAGTGCAGCCCCCACAGGGAAGAAGGAGGTGAAGGGATCCTACGTCTCCATTCACAGCTCCGGCTTCAGGGACTTCCTTCTCAAGCCAGAGCTGCTCCGCGCCATCATCGACTGTGGGTTTGAGCATCCATCTGAAG TTCAGCATGAATGCATTCCACAGGCCATCCTGGGCATGGACATCCTGTGCCAGGCCAAATCTGGTATGGGCAAGACTGCCGTGTTTGTGTTAGCAACACTACAACAGATCGAGCCGGTTGATGGGCAG GTGTCTGTATTGGTTATGTGCCACACACGAGAGCTCGCCTTCCAGATCAGCAAAGAGTACGAGCGTTTCTCCAAGTACATGCCCACTGTAAAAGCAGCCGTATTCTTCGGTGGTCTCGCCATCAAGAAGGACGAGGACGTCTTGAAGAAGAACTGCCCTCACATTGTGGTCGGAACGCCAGGTCGGATACTCGCTCTGATCCGCAACAAGACCCTAGCCCTGAAAAACGTCAAGCATTTTGTCCTGGATGAATGTGACAAGATGCTGGAGCAGCTCG ACATGAGGCGTGACGTCCAGGACATCTTCAGGATCACGCCCCACGAGAAGCAGGTCATGATGTTCAGTGCCACGCTGAGCAAGGAGATCCGGCCGGTCTGCCGCAAGTTTATGCAGGAT CCGATGGAGGTGTTTGTGGATGACGAGACCAAACTTACGCTCCACGGCCTACAACAGTACTACTCCAAGCTGAAGGACAGCGAGAAAAACCGCAAACTCTTTGACCTTCTTGATGTGTTGGAGTTCAATCAG GTGGTGATCTTTGTCAAGTCAGTGCAGCGCTGCATCGCTCTGTCTCAGCTGCTGGTGGAGCAGAACTTCCCTGCCATTGCTATCCACAGAGGGATGGCTCAGGAGGAAAG GCTGTCCCGCTATCAACAATTCAAGGACTTCCAAAGGCGGATCTTGGTGGCCACTAACCTCTTCGGCAGAGGGATGGACATTGAACGAGTTAATATCGTCTTCAACTATGACATGCCAGAAGATTCTGACACCTATTTGCACAGG GTGGCCCGTGCTGGAAGGTTTGGCACCAAAGGCCTAGCTATAACCTTTGTGTCTGATGAAACCGATGCCAAGACTCTGAATGATGTGCAGGACCGCTTTGAGGTCAACGTGGCCGAGCTGCCAGATGAGATTGACATCTCGTCTTACA TCGAGCAGTCGAGATGA
- the si:ch211-106h11.1 gene encoding volume-regulated anion channel subunit LRRC8D produces MFSLSEMAPLNQHQNSCKLLKPWWEVFMDYLVVLMLVTSVLACTVQLSRDKVVCIPLDPLVTENCSNHNVSPSLDVARTPASKSIPQDIGPNLLSEARGRRTHLVYQQYIYISQVCYHVALPLSSRFFPYMVLLQSLLLVASGSFWLHFPHTSSRIEQFLSILAKCCESPWTSQSLSHAARQESIHELVKGGRRPLQPPPSSGSSSPPETQTQRSSIDSGTDSPVLKRSDCAPSAPPPSPSPSTLSCNSTMSSITVGSEVHFPSSKPSVTVDSPRHIMCLDKSDGEQARALFERVRKFRSHCESSAVIYKVYLAQTIFKLFMVTLIISYTIPLLASLSFNHICHPAERALVGYDTFECIHVLSSLLHKLLVAYLTLLGLYGLLHFYTLAWIFQSCLRQYSFHSLKELWSLRDVPDLTNDLAFLIHMLDQYDPLLAQRLSVFLSPVSESRLLEESLERLWGEEKLKAMTTVEADGCTRLQLVALPRLPPALFTLGQLRVLKLELITNARFTAQTANMTSLRELHLYHCVAAVDPSALAVLQERLEVLHITFTQASEIPSWVLSLRSLHELHLSGRLSSEGGVGRSWALGSLRQLRHLRVLVIRGMLQRIPGELNEVAGSLVTLKINNEGTRLLVLTGLKRMVDLTELQLQDCQLERLPSALLALTSLRTLDLQHNKLRTLEELLSLAHLWRLSSLKLAYNRVVALPASVAVLRGLELLDLSNNQLQSLPPALFTLRRLRKLLLAGNLLEELPSDVKVLQLLTELDLSGNRLESLPSGLFLSCLELRVLNVAHNSLGSLPSGIAALNQLCRLDLRGNSLEELPVELGCCLGLCGGGLLVENWLFLSLPPNVRDFLSHSHTTSGRCSEDRSRPDSDFFPYFPPAQWCFSSALESQI; encoded by the exons ATGTTTTCCCTGTCGGAGATGGCTCCCCTGAATCAGCATCAGAACAGCTGTAAACTCCTGAAGCCCTGGTGGGAGGTCTTCATGGACTACCTggtggtgctgatgctggtgacgtCGGTCCTGGCCTGCACCGTGCAGCTGTCCAGGGACAAAGTGGTCTGCATCCCTTTGGATCCActggtcactgaaaactgtAGTAACCACAACGTTTCACCGAGCCTGGATGTGGCCCGGACTCCTGCTTCAAAGAGCATTCCTCAGGACATCGGTCCAAATCTTCTCTCTGAAGCGCGAGGTCGGCGTACACATCTGGTCTACCAGCAATACATCTATATTAGCCAG GTGTGCTACCATGTGGCTTTGCCGCTGAGCTCCCGCTTCTTCCCCTACATGGTCTTGCTGCAGTCTCTACTGCTGGTAGCCAGCGGCTCGTTCTGGCTCCACTTCCCTCACACCTCCTCCCGCATTGAACAGTTCCTATCCATCCTGGCCAAATGCTGCGAGTCGCCCTGGACGTCTCAGTCCTTGTCCCATGCCGCCCGCCAGGAAAGCATCCACGAGCTAGTGAAGGGGGGGAGACGGCCACTGCAGCCTCCTCCATCTTCAGGGTCCTCTTCCCCCCCAGAGACCCAAACACAGCGCTCAAGCATCGACTCGGGGACGGACAGCCCCGTTTTGAAGAGGTCGGATTGTGCACCCTCAGCCCCCCCACCATCTCCTAGTCCGTCCACGCTGTCCTGCAACTCCACCATGTCTTCTATAACCGTTGGTTCTGAGGTCCACTTTCCGTCCTCCAAGCCTTCAGTCACAGTTGACAGTCCCCGGCATATAATGTGCCTGGATAAAAGTGATGGGGAGCAGGCCAGAGCGCTGTTTGAGAGAGTCAGGAAGTTTCGGTCTCACTGCGAAAGCTCAGCTGTCATTTACAAG GTCTACTTGGCTCAGACAATATTCAAACTATTCATGGTGACGCTGATCATCAGTTACACCATCCCTCTTCTCGCCTCCCTCTCCTTTAACCACATCTGTCACCCTGCCGAGCGTGCGTTGGTGGGCTACGATACCTTTGAATGCATCCATGTGCTGTCCTCACTGCTGCACAAGCTGCTGGTGGCCTACCTGACCCTGCTGGGGCTGTACGGCCTGCTGCACTTCTACACACTCGCCTGGATCTTTCAAAG CTGTCTTCGGCAATATTCCTTCCACTCTCTCAAGGAGCTTTGGTCCCTCAGAGACGTCCCAGACCTGACGAACGACCTGGCCTTCCTTATACACATGTTAGACCAGTACGACCCCTTGCTGGCCCAGCGGCTCTCCGTGTTCTTGTCCCCCGTAAGCGAGAGCAGGCTGCTTGAGGAAAGCTTGGAGAGGCTCTGGGGAGAGGAGAAACTGAAAGCCATGACCACCGTGGAGGCCGACGGCTGCACCAGACTGCAGCTGGTGGCGCTGCCCCGGCTTCCTCCAGCCCTCTTCACCCTCGGCCAGCTCCGGGTCCTCAAACTGGAGCTCATCACAAACGCCAGGTTCACTGCACAGACGGCTAACATGACCTCACTCAG GGAGCTGCATCTTTACCACTGTGTGGCGGCTGTGGATCCCAGTGCACTTGCGGTCCTCCAGGAACGCCTGGAGGTCCTGCACATCACCTTCACTCAGGCATCGGAGATCCCCAGCTGGGTCCTGTCCCTCCGCAGCCTGCACGAGCTCCACCTCTCTGGGCGTTTGAGCAGTGAGGGTGGCGTGGGGCGTAGCTGGGCCCTGGGGAGCCTACGTCAGTTGCGTCACCTCCGTGTCCTGGTCATTCGAGGCATGTTGCAGAGGATCCCCGGTGAGTTGAACGAGGTGGCGGGCAGCTTAGTGACACTAAAGATCAACAACGAGGGCACGAGGCTGCTTGTGCTTACGGGCCTGAAGCGGATGGTGGACCTGacggagctgcagctgcaggactgcCAGCTGGAGCGTTTGCCCTCTGCACTGCTGGCTCTGACCAGCCTGCGGACATTGGACTTGCAGCATAACAAATTAAGAACCCTGGAGGAACTGCTTAGTCTGGCTCACCTGTGGCGCCTGTCTTCCCTCAAGCTCGCCTACAACCGTGTCGTGGCCCTGCCGGCGAGCGTTGCCGTTCTCCGAGGCTTGGAGCTTCTAGATCTCTCCAACAACCAGCTGCAGAGTCTTCCCCCGGCACTCTTTACTCTTCGCCGCCTTCGTAAGCTTCTGCTGGCTGGCAACCTGCTGGAAGAGCTGCCTTCTGACGTGAAGGTGCTGCAGCTGCTTACGGAGCTGGACCTGAGCGGTAACAGGTTGGAGAGTCTTCCCTCCGGCCTCTTCCTCAGCTGTTTGGAGCTACGCGTCCTCAACGTGGCTCACAACTCCCTCGGTTCATTGCCAAGCGGGATCGCAGCTTTAAATCAGCTGTGCAGGTTGGATTTGCGCGGCAATAGTCTGGAAGAGCTGCCTGTGGAACTGGGCTGCTGTTTGGGGCTGTGTGGAGGAGGCCTCTTGGTGGAAAACTGGCTGTTTCTTTCTTTGCCTCCAAACGTCAGGGACTTTCTGAGCCACTCTCACACGACCAGCGGCAGGTGTTCAGAGGATCGTTCCCGGCCAGATTCTGACTTTTTCCCGTATTTCCCTCCTGCACAGTGGTGCTTCTCTTCTGCTCTGGAATCCCAAATATAG